A stretch of Pseudoprevotella muciniphila DNA encodes these proteins:
- a CDS encoding Hsp20/alpha crystallin family protein, with translation MSTIRHYNNWVPSLFDEFFDTNYPRRQSYSTPAVNVIEKENGYTVEVAAAGMTKEDFQIHVDHENNLVVSMEKKQEKQEGDEKKHYLRREFNYSKFQQSLILPDNVDKAAISARVSDGVLTIEIPKLAPEKTLPQKLQIDIE, from the coding sequence ATGAGTACTATCAGACATTACAACAACTGGGTGCCAAGTCTTTTCGATGAGTTTTTTGACACCAATTATCCTCGCCGTCAGAGTTATTCCACTCCCGCAGTGAATGTGATAGAAAAAGAGAACGGCTACACCGTAGAGGTGGCTGCAGCAGGCATGACTAAGGAAGACTTCCAGATTCATGTGGATCACGAGAACAACCTCGTGGTGAGCATGGAGAAGAAGCAAGAGAAGCAGGAAGGCGATGAGAAGAAGCACTACCTGCGCCGCGAATTCAACTATTCCAAGTTCCAGCAAAGTCTGATTCTTCCGGACAATGTGGACAAAGCCGCCATCTCAGCACGCGTCAGCGATGGTGTTCTTACCATAGAAATACCTAAATTGGCGCCAGAGAAGACACTGCCTCAGAAACTCCAGATTGATATTGAATAA
- a CDS encoding phosphoribosyltransferase, whose translation MDINKLGNDKRVVPDYGINIRQFLLEISGKRVFLFRKFIIIRKVRSHMTKKIIKLTKSKLNDIISEEVKKVLKEGIDIDTNSTPHTVGFNPNHQEYVDTNDPWNPQPIYNKVNGYNVISVFMRKKTNDKYDANPLLKALKGHKDWELKNEHYDIMSLLRRFVAVTKELNDSFDVIITTPSNNSLNNSIFNIVKRIIPHSTAVKHFFTKYEANYVFDYMIDDDLIAQMTNTEEEYKICKKEIERSILKMNRKNDGIFSYKYIEEKYRQYVIQSMFISDEVKSNLELANDINGKRILVLDDTVTSGKTISDSAEALMETFDPSDITFLTLFSPLT comes from the coding sequence TTGGACATCAATAAATTAGGGAATGATAAACGTGTTGTCCCCGATTATGGTATTAATATTCGGCAATTTTTATTAGAAATATCAGGAAAAAGAGTATTTTTGTTTCGAAAGTTTATAATTATTAGAAAAGTTAGGAGCCATATGACAAAGAAAATTATTAAATTAACAAAAAGCAAATTGAACGACATAATCAGTGAAGAGGTAAAAAAGGTACTAAAAGAGGGTATTGATATTGACACTAATTCAACACCACATACGGTTGGCTTTAATCCAAACCATCAAGAATATGTTGATACGAATGACCCTTGGAATCCTCAACCAATTTACAACAAAGTCAATGGTTATAATGTTATTTCTGTTTTCATGAGGAAGAAAACAAATGACAAATATGATGCAAATCCTTTATTAAAGGCATTAAAAGGGCATAAAGATTGGGAACTTAAGAACGAACACTATGACATAATGTCTCTATTACGTAGATTTGTGGCTGTTACAAAAGAATTGAATGATAGTTTTGATGTGATAATTACAACTCCGTCAAATAATTCACTTAATAATAGTATATTTAATATAGTTAAAAGAATTATACCTCACTCGACTGCGGTAAAACATTTCTTTACAAAATATGAGGCTAATTATGTTTTTGACTATATGATAGATGATGACCTTATTGCTCAAATGACTAATACAGAAGAAGAATATAAAATTTGTAAAAAAGAAATAGAAAGGTCCATATTGAAAATGAATCGGAAAAACGATGGTATTTTTTCATATAAATACATTGAAGAAAAGTATAGACAATACGTAATTCAGTCAATGTTTATTTCTGATGAAGTAAAAAGTAATTTGGAATTAGCCAATGATATTAATGGCAAAAGAATACTTGTGCTTGATGACACAGTGACAAGCGGTAAGACGATATCTGATTCAGCAGAAGCATTGATGGAAACATTTGACCCAAGTGATATAACGTTTCTTACTTTGTTTAGTCCTTTAACTTAA
- a CDS encoding ATPase, whose translation MKTILIADSGSTKTNWTLCRNNQDTLRLQTQGINPYQLSESQIKDILYGELLPQLDGAQVDEVYFYGAGQRDEMRGMTTRLLKEVLTASVVEVHSDLIGAARALCGKDEGIACILGTGANSCVFDGKEITWQVSPLGFILGDEGSGAVIGKRLVGDVLKAQLPDDICKAFFEETPHTADDIIRNVYRNTFPNRFLAQYTHFVSRHITHPAVEELVTTEFERFFKRNIANYNRPDLAVNFVGSVAEVFLPQLRQAAERCGFRVGKVMKDPMEALVGYHLQNR comes from the coding sequence ATGAAAACAATTCTCATAGCCGATAGCGGTAGCACAAAGACTAACTGGACATTATGTCGAAACAATCAGGACACGTTAAGGCTACAAACACAGGGCATCAATCCTTACCAACTCTCTGAAAGTCAGATAAAAGATATATTGTACGGCGAACTCCTTCCGCAGTTGGACGGCGCGCAAGTGGACGAAGTGTATTTCTATGGTGCAGGTCAGCGCGATGAAATGCGCGGCATGACGACGAGGCTGCTGAAGGAGGTTCTTACAGCGTCCGTTGTAGAGGTGCATTCGGATTTGATAGGGGCGGCACGCGCCCTATGCGGAAAAGACGAAGGCATAGCCTGCATACTCGGCACGGGTGCCAATAGTTGTGTGTTCGACGGCAAAGAGATTACCTGGCAGGTATCGCCACTCGGCTTTATTCTTGGTGATGAAGGAAGTGGGGCAGTGATAGGGAAACGACTCGTGGGAGATGTGCTGAAAGCCCAACTGCCGGACGATATCTGCAAAGCATTCTTCGAAGAAACACCGCACACCGCTGACGACATCATCCGCAACGTCTATCGCAACACGTTTCCCAACCGCTTCCTTGCGCAGTACACCCACTTCGTCAGTCGTCATATCACACATCCGGCAGTAGAAGAACTCGTTACGACAGAGTTTGAGCGTTTCTTCAAGCGTAACATAGCCAATTACAATCGACCTGACCTCGCAGTGAATTTCGTGGGCAGTGTGGCAGAAGTATTCCTGCCGCAACTCCGGCAGGCTGCCGAACGGTGCGGATTCCGCGTCGGCAAGGTCATGAAAGACCCTATGGAAGCCCTTGTTGGCTATCATTTGCAAAATCGTTAA
- a CDS encoding diphosphate--fructose-6-phosphate 1-phosphotransferase — protein MKKSALQIAREAYQPKLPLGLRGNVSVKEGEPTQSVADQEEIKKLFPNTYGLPLVEFVPSEEKKDYAPINVGVILSGGQAPGGHNVICGIFDMLKKQNPESKLYGFLMGPGGLVDHDYKELTADIIDEYRNTGGFDLIGSGRTKLELEGQFEKGLEILKQLNITALVIIGGDDSNTNACVLAEYYAAKNAGVQVIGCPKTIDGDLKNEQIETSFGFDTACKTYAEVIGNIQRDANSARKYWHFIKLMGRSASHIALECALQCQPNVCIVSEEVEAKEQTLDEIVEYIAGVVAKRAAAGNNFGTILIPEGLIEFVPAIKKLIAELNDLLAEHAAEVDGLDVADIREWLCKNLTPANAATFKSLPEGVGNQLALERDPHGNVQVSLIETEKLLSEMVGKKLAEWKKEGKYVGKFAPLHHFFGYEGRCAAPSNYDADYCYALGSSAAQLIANGKTGYMAIVKNTTAPAENWVAGGVPITMMLNMERRSGAMKPVIKKALVRLDGAPFKTFAAQREEWAENTCFIYPGPIQYFGPSEVCDRTTVTLALEQNA, from the coding sequence ATGAAAAAAAGTGCTCTCCAAATTGCACGTGAGGCTTATCAGCCCAAACTTCCGCTCGGTCTCCGCGGAAATGTAAGTGTGAAAGAAGGTGAACCCACACAGAGTGTGGCAGACCAGGAAGAAATCAAAAAACTCTTCCCTAACACATACGGTCTTCCACTTGTAGAGTTCGTACCAAGCGAAGAAAAGAAAGACTATGCCCCCATCAATGTCGGTGTTATCCTCAGTGGTGGTCAGGCTCCCGGCGGACACAATGTGATTTGTGGTATCTTTGACATGCTCAAGAAGCAGAATCCCGAAAGCAAACTCTATGGTTTCCTTATGGGGCCTGGCGGTCTCGTTGACCATGACTACAAGGAACTCACAGCCGACATCATCGACGAATACCGCAACACGGGCGGTTTCGACCTCATCGGATCCGGTCGTACAAAACTGGAACTTGAAGGTCAGTTTGAGAAAGGTCTTGAAATCCTCAAGCAACTCAATATCACAGCCCTCGTGATAATCGGTGGCGACGACAGCAATACCAATGCTTGTGTGCTTGCTGAGTATTATGCCGCAAAGAATGCCGGCGTGCAGGTTATCGGTTGCCCCAAGACCATCGATGGCGACTTGAAAAACGAACAGATTGAAACCAGTTTCGGATTCGACACGGCTTGCAAAACCTACGCAGAAGTAATCGGCAACATTCAGCGCGATGCCAACAGTGCCCGCAAATACTGGCACTTCATCAAACTGATGGGACGTTCTGCCAGCCACATTGCTCTCGAATGCGCACTGCAGTGCCAACCTAACGTGTGCATCGTGAGCGAAGAAGTAGAAGCCAAAGAACAAACTCTCGACGAAATCGTTGAATACATTGCAGGCGTGGTTGCCAAGCGTGCTGCTGCAGGCAACAATTTCGGTACCATCCTTATTCCCGAAGGTCTTATAGAGTTCGTTCCAGCCATCAAGAAACTCATTGCCGAACTCAACGACCTCCTCGCAGAGCATGCTGCAGAGGTGGATGGTCTCGACGTGGCAGATATCCGCGAATGGCTCTGCAAGAACCTTACACCCGCAAATGCTGCCACATTCAAGAGCCTGCCCGAAGGTGTAGGCAACCAACTCGCGCTCGAACGCGACCCACACGGTAACGTACAGGTATCGCTCATCGAAACAGAAAAACTCCTCAGCGAGATGGTGGGCAAGAAACTCGCAGAATGGAAGAAGGAAGGTAAGTATGTTGGTAAATTCGCCCCATTGCACCACTTCTTTGGCTACGAAGGCCGCTGCGCTGCACCGTCCAACTATGATGCTGACTATTGCTATGCACTCGGTTCAAGTGCTGCACAACTCATTGCAAACGGCAAAACAGGCTATATGGCAATCGTAAAGAACACAACTGCACCCGCAGAAAACTGGGTGGCAGGCGGTGTGCCTATCACGATGATGCTCAACATGGAACGCCGTTCAGGTGCTATGAAGCCTGTAATTAAGAAAGCGCTCGTGCGCCTCGACGGAGCACCTTTCAAGACCTTCGCTGCTCAGCGCGAAGAATGGGCTGAAAACACTTGCTTCATCTATCCCGGACCAATCCAGTATTTCGGTCCGTCAGAGGTGTGCGACCGCACAACAGTTACGCTCGCTCTTGAACAGAACGCATAA
- a CDS encoding glycoside hydrolase family 25 protein, with the protein MKKKCWTDMAPFDGLQNDARLGLWLQKDGKRAKSAKVVAAVAVLYLVAQFFFVAPYDRLWQAIYNNIGIPDGYSIRGVDVSHHQGAINWEKLSRAIIKDEPVSFVFIKATEGVSVSDDDFKHNFEQAKKYGILRGAYHFFSPTVPAAKQADHFIKTAQLQPGDLAPVLDIEEVGDLSDEAVRTEALIWLKAVEKKYGVKPILYTYLKMKEEYFSTPEFDDYHFWLAHYYLPEIRYKGKWKFWQHTDRGRLPGIKGSVDLNVYNGSMYNLREHTIQHVN; encoded by the coding sequence ATGAAAAAGAAATGTTGGACAGATATGGCACCTTTCGATGGCTTGCAAAATGATGCAAGACTCGGATTATGGCTGCAAAAAGACGGCAAACGTGCCAAATCGGCAAAGGTCGTTGCAGCAGTTGCCGTGCTGTATCTTGTCGCACAATTCTTTTTTGTCGCACCCTACGACAGGCTGTGGCAGGCCATCTACAATAATATCGGCATTCCCGACGGCTATTCCATTCGAGGTGTGGATGTCAGCCATCACCAAGGCGCCATAAATTGGGAAAAACTCAGTAGGGCAATAATCAAGGACGAACCTGTAAGTTTTGTCTTTATCAAAGCCACGGAGGGTGTCTCTGTCTCAGACGATGATTTTAAGCACAACTTTGAGCAAGCCAAGAAGTATGGTATTCTCAGGGGGGCTTATCATTTCTTTTCGCCCACCGTACCGGCTGCAAAACAGGCTGATCATTTTATAAAAACAGCCCAACTACAGCCAGGCGATCTGGCACCGGTGCTCGATATAGAGGAAGTGGGCGACCTCTCAGATGAAGCCGTCAGAACAGAAGCCTTGATATGGCTGAAAGCAGTAGAGAAGAAATATGGCGTGAAGCCTATCCTCTACACATACCTTAAGATGAAGGAAGAATACTTCAGTACACCCGAATTCGATGATTATCATTTCTGGCTGGCACACTATTATTTACCCGAGATAAGATATAAAGGGAAGTGGAAATTCTGGCAACATACCGACAGGGGACGCCTTCCCGGAATAAAGGGAAGTGTAGATCTGAATGTCTACAATGGCTCTATGTATAACCTGCGTGAACACACCATACAGCATGTTAACTGA
- a CDS encoding formylglycine-generating enzyme family protein, whose translation MLTDKASGIYRIKNNIAILAVLTLFLCPLFSRAQLHDVSFNVGGSTFTMVAVKGGTFQMGARLDIDEEADDDELPAHTVEVGDFLIGRHEVTQSLWTAVMGSNPSYFQDGRRPVECVSWEDCMTFISRLNAMTGKNFRLPTEAEWEYAAKGGHYANASCYSGSDDISDVAWWAGNAGNALGGGHPDYGTHSVGSKYGNQLGIYDMTGNVDEWCSDKYDADYYRHSAKKNPRGTHEGTEYVVRGGGWNYAAKSCRVTNRDSNFPNYSNNNLGLRLVLDADCLTADTDADTDADADADAEDSDSIREETENLQTSYDWQETYDDEEEDAVVAPVLQTHEPETKNTKENLAVRAVRDREVNVKGIRFTMKAVGGGNFTQGATSDQGGACENDEKPAHKVFLRSFLIGETEVTQELWQIVMGSNPSRFVGINRPVERVSWNACQVFIQKLNALTGLRFRLPTEAEWEYAARGGNKSRQTKYAGSNDLSNIAWWQTNSGSSTHQVAQKQPNELGLYDMSGNVWEWCNDRYAEKYYSMLVEGTDGMISNPEGPKTGTNRVCRGGGWFFGPTFCRNAFRFNFNPADSSYYIGLRLALDAE comes from the coding sequence ATGTTAACTGACAAGGCTTCAGGCATTTACAGAATAAAAAACAACATAGCAATCCTCGCTGTGTTGACATTGTTTCTGTGCCCGCTGTTTTCGAGAGCACAACTGCACGATGTGTCCTTTAACGTAGGAGGAAGCACCTTTACAATGGTGGCTGTGAAAGGCGGAACGTTTCAGATGGGAGCAAGGCTTGATATCGATGAAGAGGCTGACGATGACGAATTGCCGGCACATACTGTTGAAGTTGGCGACTTTCTCATCGGGCGCCACGAGGTTACACAAAGCCTTTGGACCGCTGTGATGGGCAGCAACCCTTCTTATTTTCAGGACGGACGACGACCTGTGGAGTGTGTGTCATGGGAGGACTGCATGACGTTTATCTCGCGTTTGAACGCAATGACAGGCAAAAACTTCCGGTTGCCGACAGAAGCGGAATGGGAATATGCAGCAAAAGGCGGACATTATGCCAACGCATCATGCTATAGCGGCTCGGATGACATCAGCGACGTGGCATGGTGGGCAGGAAATGCAGGCAATGCTTTAGGAGGAGGGCACCCCGATTATGGTACTCATTCAGTCGGAAGTAAATATGGCAATCAGTTAGGCATTTACGACATGACAGGAAATGTTGACGAATGGTGTTCGGACAAGTATGATGCTGACTATTACAGACATTCCGCAAAAAAAAATCCACGAGGCACACACGAAGGCACCGAATATGTGGTGCGGGGAGGGGGATGGAACTATGCGGCAAAGTCGTGCCGTGTAACGAACCGCGACTCTAATTTCCCGAATTACAGCAACAACAACCTCGGACTGCGTTTGGTGCTCGATGCAGATTGTCTCACTGCTGATACTGATGCTGATACTGATGCCGATGCTGATGCTGATGCAGAAGATTCAGATAGCATAAGAGAAGAAACAGAAAATCTGCAGACCTCGTACGATTGGCAAGAAACCTATGATGATGAAGAGGAAGATGCAGTAGTCGCCCCTGTTTTGCAAACTCATGAGCCTGAAACAAAGAATACGAAAGAAAATCTTGCTGTACGTGCCGTACGCGACCGTGAAGTGAATGTGAAAGGCATAAGGTTTACCATGAAAGCAGTAGGGGGAGGAAACTTTACCCAAGGCGCTACCTCCGACCAAGGCGGTGCGTGCGAGAACGACGAAAAACCCGCGCACAAAGTCTTTTTGCGAAGTTTCTTGATAGGAGAGACAGAGGTAACACAAGAACTCTGGCAGATAGTCATGGGGAGTAACCCGTCGCGTTTCGTAGGGATAAATCGCCCGGTGGAACGTGTGTCGTGGAACGCATGTCAGGTATTCATACAAAAACTCAATGCTCTCACCGGTCTCAGATTTCGTCTGCCCACAGAAGCAGAATGGGAATATGCTGCACGCGGAGGAAACAAGTCCCGACAGACGAAATATGCAGGTTCAAACGACCTGTCAAACATCGCCTGGTGGCAGACGAACAGTGGAAGTAGCACCCATCAGGTGGCACAAAAACAACCTAACGAGTTAGGACTCTACGATATGAGCGGAAATGTGTGGGAATGGTGCAACGACAGATACGCAGAAAAGTATTATTCAATGCTTGTGGAGGGTACAGATGGCATGATATCCAATCCCGAAGGACCTAAAACAGGAACAAACCGCGTATGCCGGGGAGGCGGATGGTTCTTCGGACCCACCTTCTGCCGAAATGCCTTCCGGTTCAATTTCAACCCTGCCGACTCATCATACTATATAGGACTGCGTCTGGCACTCGATGCAGAATGA
- the purB gene encoding adenylosuccinate lyase: MELNELTAVSPIDGRYHNKTKRLSDYFSEKALMRYRVKVEIEYFIWLCNMPLPQLQGVNTDNFAKLRFLYENFSDEDARRVKEIESVTNHDVKAIEYYIKENLDKIGGFEQQKEFVHFGLTSQDINNTSFPMMLKDAIVNVYLPLLDEILQQLKDYEVEWHDVPMLARTHGQPASPTRLGKEIAVYRYRLEEARRMLVSVQVTAKFGGATGNFNAHHVAYPEINWKEVANQFVEEALELQREQFTTQISNYDALAAVFDAMKRIHTILIDLDRDFWQYISEEYFKQKIKKGEVGSSAMPHKVNPIDFENSEGNLGIANAILEHLSRKLPVSRLQRDLTDSTVIRNIGVPMGHAVIAFESTLKGLRKLVLNEAAILADLDNQWAVVAEAIQTILRREGYPNPYETLKQLTRTNTHVTEESIHAFIETLNVSDSVKEELRQISPRTYVGIY; the protein is encoded by the coding sequence ATGGAACTGAATGAACTGACAGCCGTCTCTCCGATTGACGGACGCTACCACAATAAAACCAAAAGACTTTCAGATTATTTCTCGGAAAAGGCATTGATGCGGTACCGTGTCAAGGTGGAGATAGAGTATTTTATATGGCTCTGCAATATGCCACTGCCACAACTACAGGGCGTCAATACGGACAACTTCGCCAAACTGCGTTTTCTCTATGAGAATTTCTCCGATGAAGATGCACGCCGAGTGAAGGAAATAGAAAGTGTAACGAACCACGATGTCAAGGCAATAGAGTATTACATCAAAGAGAACCTCGACAAAATCGGCGGCTTCGAACAGCAAAAGGAATTTGTGCACTTCGGGCTGACCAGTCAGGACATTAACAACACGTCGTTCCCAATGATGCTGAAAGATGCCATCGTCAATGTGTACCTGCCTTTGCTCGATGAAATCCTGCAGCAACTTAAAGACTACGAAGTGGAATGGCACGACGTCCCCATGCTGGCACGTACTCACGGACAACCTGCGTCGCCCACACGACTTGGCAAGGAAATTGCAGTGTATCGCTATCGGCTCGAAGAAGCCAGGAGAATGCTTGTGTCTGTTCAGGTAACAGCAAAATTCGGTGGTGCAACAGGTAATTTCAACGCTCACCATGTGGCATATCCGGAAATAAACTGGAAAGAAGTGGCAAATCAGTTTGTTGAGGAGGCTTTGGAGTTGCAGCGCGAGCAATTCACAACGCAAATCAGCAACTATGACGCACTGGCAGCAGTGTTTGACGCTATGAAACGTATCCATACGATTCTCATAGACCTCGACAGGGATTTCTGGCAGTATATCTCAGAAGAGTATTTCAAGCAGAAAATCAAGAAAGGAGAGGTGGGATCAAGTGCCATGCCGCATAAGGTGAACCCCATCGATTTTGAAAATTCGGAAGGCAACCTCGGCATAGCCAATGCCATACTTGAGCATCTAAGCCGAAAACTTCCCGTGAGCCGACTGCAACGCGATTTGACTGACTCAACTGTAATTCGCAACATAGGTGTGCCTATGGGACATGCAGTCATAGCTTTCGAGAGCACACTGAAGGGATTGCGGAAACTCGTTCTCAATGAAGCAGCAATTCTTGCCGACTTGGACAACCAGTGGGCAGTGGTGGCAGAAGCCATTCAGACCATTCTGCGCCGCGAAGGATACCCCAATCCCTACGAAACGCTGAAACAACTCACACGCACCAATACTCACGTCACGGAAGAGAGCATACATGCATTCATAGAAACCCTCAACGTGAGCGATAGCGTGAAAGAAGAACTTAGACAAATATCGCCACGCACATACGTGGGTATCTATTGA
- a CDS encoding pseudouridine synthase: MAEFDDFEKTDWRSGDAESGRDQDAFSSRNYEGDNGTFRNSGQRPYRPRFNNNGGENRPYRPRFNANGEQGEYDNQRPYRPRFNPNGQRNNDGYGQRPYRPRFNPSDGRNTGGDDYSPRPYRPRFNQNGEQNNMGYSNRGVYSNNRGGYGNRGNYGAQNSYGGRGGYNGYGQRNLQKRRPANNVRPLPKRRTAFQEKVEDPDAPIRLNKYLANSGVCSRRDADKYIEAGVVTVNGATVTELGTKVQRTDEVRFHDQLVKPELKIYVLLNKPKGYVTTSEDPQNRKTVMDLVRNACPERIYPVGRLDRNTTGVMLLTNDGEMASKLTHPKFEKKKIYHVFLDQNLSAADMQKIAEGIMLEDGEIKADEIQYAHPTDKKQVGIEIHSGKNRIVRRIFDALGYHVTKLDRVYFAGLTKKRLRRGDWRYLTEEEVNFLRMGSFE, encoded by the coding sequence ATGGCAGAATTTGACGATTTTGAAAAAACTGATTGGCGGTCGGGAGATGCCGAATCAGGTAGAGATCAAGACGCGTTCTCTTCACGAAACTATGAAGGGGACAATGGTACGTTCAGAAATTCAGGACAGCGCCCCTATCGCCCAAGGTTCAATAACAATGGTGGAGAAAACCGCCCGTACAGACCGCGCTTTAATGCTAATGGCGAACAGGGCGAATACGATAATCAGCGCCCCTATCGTCCAAGATTTAACCCTAATGGACAAAGAAACAACGATGGTTATGGTCAGCGCCCCTATCGTCCAAGGTTTAATCCGTCCGACGGAAGGAATACAGGCGGTGATGACTATAGTCCACGCCCATATCGTCCCCGTTTCAATCAGAATGGTGAACAGAATAACATGGGCTATAGCAATCGTGGAGTATATAGCAATAATCGCGGAGGTTATGGCAATCGTGGCAACTATGGTGCACAGAATAGTTATGGTGGCCGTGGCGGTTATAATGGTTATGGACAACGTAACTTACAAAAGCGCCGCCCGGCAAACAATGTGCGCCCTCTGCCAAAGCGCCGCACAGCCTTCCAGGAGAAGGTGGAAGATCCTGATGCACCAATACGCTTGAACAAGTATCTTGCCAATTCGGGCGTTTGTTCACGCCGTGATGCGGACAAGTATATAGAGGCAGGCGTCGTAACGGTAAATGGTGCCACCGTGACAGAACTTGGAACAAAGGTGCAAAGAACGGACGAAGTTCGTTTCCACGATCAACTCGTTAAGCCGGAACTCAAGATTTACGTGCTTCTTAACAAACCGAAAGGCTATGTAACGACAAGCGAAGACCCGCAAAACCGCAAAACCGTGATGGACCTCGTGCGTAATGCATGTCCTGAGCGAATCTATCCTGTGGGGCGTCTCGATAGGAATACAACTGGTGTGATGCTTCTGACCAATGATGGTGAGATGGCTTCAAAACTGACACATCCCAAATTTGAGAAAAAGAAAATCTATCATGTGTTCCTCGACCAGAACCTCTCGGCTGCTGACATGCAGAAAATAGCAGAAGGCATCATGCTCGAAGACGGAGAAATCAAAGCAGACGAAATACAGTATGCGCATCCCACAGACAAAAAGCAAGTGGGCATAGAGATACATAGCGGAAAGAATCGTATCGTTCGCCGTATCTTCGACGCACTCGGCTATCATGTTACAAAACTCGACCGTGTCTATTTTGCAGGTCTGACTAAGAAGAGATTACGTCGCGGAGATTGGCGCTATCTCACGGAAGAAGAAGTCAACTTCCTGCGTATGGGCTCTTTTGAATAA
- the asnS gene encoding asparagine--tRNA ligase, producing MKRIKIIDVLKSQDFGQSVNVKGWVRTKRGSKAVNFIALNDGSTIKNVQIVADVEKFDAELLKQITTGACLSVVGTLVQSQGAGQTSEIQATEIQVLGLCDAEYPMQKKGQTFEYMRQHAHMRLRTNTFGAVMRIRHNMAIAIHKFFHDHGFFYFHTPIITASDCEGAGEMFQVTTKNLYDLKMDEEGKIDYSDDFFGKMTSLTVSGQLEGELGATALGAIYTFGPTFRAENSNTPRHLAEFWMIEPEVAFNDINDNMDLAEEFIKYCVQWALDNCQDDLEFLNKMIDKTLLERLHFVVEHDFVRLKYTEGIRILEEAVEKGHKFEFPVSWGMDLASEHERYLVEQHFKKPVILTDYPKEIKAFYMKQNDDGKTVRAMDVLFPQIGEIIGGSEREDSYEKLMARVEELDIPMKDMWWYLDTRRFGTCPHSGFGLGFERLILFVTGMQNIRDVIPFPRTPKTAEF from the coding sequence ATGAAAAGAATTAAAATAATCGATGTCCTTAAGTCGCAGGACTTTGGTCAATCCGTAAACGTAAAAGGCTGGGTAAGAACAAAACGCGGCTCGAAAGCAGTTAACTTCATTGCGTTAAACGATGGTTCTACAATCAAGAACGTGCAGATCGTGGCAGACGTGGAGAAGTTTGATGCAGAATTGCTCAAGCAGATAACAACTGGTGCCTGTCTTTCTGTCGTAGGTACACTTGTGCAAAGTCAGGGAGCAGGTCAGACGAGCGAAATTCAAGCCACGGAAATACAGGTGCTCGGACTTTGTGATGCCGAATACCCAATGCAGAAGAAAGGACAGACTTTTGAATATATGCGTCAACATGCGCACATGCGTCTGCGTACAAATACGTTCGGTGCAGTGATGCGTATCCGCCACAACATGGCTATTGCCATACATAAGTTCTTCCACGACCACGGATTCTTCTATTTCCATACACCAATCATCACGGCAAGCGACTGCGAAGGTGCCGGCGAGATGTTCCAAGTTACAACGAAGAACCTCTACGACTTGAAAATGGATGAAGAAGGCAAAATAGACTACAGCGACGACTTCTTCGGAAAAATGACAAGTCTGACGGTAAGCGGACAACTTGAAGGTGAACTCGGTGCAACGGCTCTTGGTGCAATCTATACCTTTGGTCCAACTTTCCGTGCAGAGAACAGCAACACACCACGACATCTTGCAGAGTTCTGGATGATTGAACCGGAAGTGGCATTCAACGACATCAACGATAACATGGACCTCGCAGAGGAATTTATCAAGTATTGTGTGCAGTGGGCACTCGATAATTGTCAGGACGACCTTGAATTCCTGAATAAGATGATTGACAAAACATTGCTCGAACGCTTGCATTTCGTCGTTGAACACGATTTCGTCCGTCTCAAATACACCGAAGGTATCAGAATCTTGGAAGAAGCCGTAGAGAAAGGTCATAAATTTGAGTTCCCCGTGTCATGGGGTATGGATTTGGCAAGTGAGCATGAACGCTATCTCGTAGAGCAGCATTTCAAGAAACCTGTGATTCTGACCGATTATCCGAAAGAAATTAAAGCCTTCTACATGAAGCAGAACGACGACGGAAAGACTGTACGCGCTATGGACGTGCTTTTCCCGCAAATCGGAGAAATAATAGGTGGCAGTGAGCGTGAGGATAGTTATGAAAAACTGATGGCGAGAGTAGAAGAACTCGATATTCCGATGAAGGATATGTGGTGGTATCTCGACACACGCCGTTTCGGTACTTGTCCGCACTCTGGATTTGGACTTGGTTTCGAACGACTTATTCTCTTCGTTACAGGTATGCAGAATATACGCGATGTCATACCGTTCCCAAGGACTCCAAAAACGGCTGAATTCTAA